The proteins below come from a single Aegilops tauschii subsp. strangulata cultivar AL8/78 chromosome 6, Aet v6.0, whole genome shotgun sequence genomic window:
- the LOC109776270 gene encoding uncharacterized protein, which yields MVSPVVIASAGLGMLAGVAMASRGSGDGLPAASRWDARPRCSTCSGTGREECLCSRWSDGDVGCGTCSGSGRKRCRSCGGSGTGRPLPARLIVQEQKLPTAPGRRGDYN from the coding sequence ATGGTTTCGCCCGTCGTGATCGCGTCGGCGGGGCTCGGGATGCTGGCGGGCGTGGCGATGGCGAGCCGGGGATCGGGCGACGGGCTGCCGGCGGCGTCCAGGTGGGACGCGCGGCCCCGTTGCTCCACGTGCAGCGGCACCGGCCGGGAGGAGTGCCTCTGCAGCCGTTGGTCCGACGGCGACGTCGGCTGCGGGACGTGCTCTGGGTCCGGCCGCAAGCGCTGCCGCAGCTGCGGAGGCTCTGGCACCGGCCGGCCGCTCCCGGCCCGACTCATCGTCCAGGAGCAGAAGCTGCCGACCGCGCCAGGGCGACGCGGAGACTACAACTGA